One Mugil cephalus isolate CIBA_MC_2020 chromosome 8, CIBA_Mcephalus_1.1, whole genome shotgun sequence genomic window carries:
- the tsc1a gene encoding TSC complex subunit 1a isoform X2, with product MSMMSKEGSITELLLSLDSSEVEEAELVRAAVNQQLSSDRGGAVLSSLVDYYLDSSSSQALLLLSSIREPQHKPLLEKLNESLSRAGTRLAGLTLLGHLTRKQPPWVHHISRSALLPSLLRCLKTDGDVVVLITGVLVLITLLPMIPQAGKQHIYDFFDVFGRLASWTHKTPGHVPVIHLVHLHAGVYSLFHRLYGMFPCNFISYLRLHYSMKENLDTFQEVVKPMLEHVRVHPELVTGTQDYELDPSRWRCYEVHDIVIECSRVSLDPLESSCEDDVYSSPTSSSPRPPPLSSPLPYLNLTSSPPLTERASSSGSPSLSGQSHLDSSYIQVDDVKWSPSSHCGLSTPPPEPASSDSAPPLARCSSLSGEVKPGPQVEQREESVSSFQPITEREQSDVIIDSEEIKPESQAPPTPSPPPRPPLLFTSTPSTGLPPPLHPPTHRSEEGGSAQSDSSSAPPYEPLFELALPRAATLLIGKKTQEVLERTSGEKEEEREAKEEQISMSPLKVLDQLIIHGHDVHERLSRRFSSGSRSVDRSQCGGKQQSMKTKGPAQGEELQSLRSQLLLVHSQLQYERFKRQQHAVRNRRLLRRVINATALEEHAVAMRAQLGVLDEEIRSLKMSLEEEQRRYHFLQKDATTHTDTLHTHIAQLLLQHQDEQTHNQRLQTELLESQSKVKDLEAELQRANNKAYSVERQLTQLSLKLCSSEQLQQQMFLLNQQLVLLKETNRALTEQLEGGETHSWTEASMLQCSVGKEYQRLKDSDVQHRQKLEAANHRIAELENQLAKRDQLVLDQKKLLEETKNHSRAELSASDSRCIALRRIVQTLQTEMLHLYSQVHLEESVSSRSNGGGVDAHRPRLSSSAVNIINGAVEALSTSPLLLTSSSPLSLSPIESPLAVGSFLEQRSRQLFNPTSQSQEEEEQEEEKEEKEEKEEEEEAQPGSPPLGQEVEEAALIEPPSQASAPPPPAPAAPPDLTLAVRQRRHELSIMDYDETLPEF from the exons ATGTCCATGATGTCCAAGGAGGGGAGCatcactgagctgctgctctcaTTGGACAGTTCAGAAGTGGAAGAGGCGGAGCTAGTGAGAGCAGCAGTCAACCAGCAGCTGAGCTCAG ACAGAGGAGGTGCTGTCTTGTCCTCTTTGGTGGACTATTACCTGGACTCCTCGTCCTCTCAGGCTCTGCTCCTCTTGTCCTCCATCAGGGAGCCTCAGCACAAG CCCCTCCTGGAGAAGCTGAATGAGTCTCTGAGTAGAGCAGGGACCAGGCTGGCGGGTCTCACGCTGCTGGGTCACCTGACCAGGAAGCAGCCGCCGTGGGTTCATCACATCAGTCGCTCAGCGCTGCTGCCGTCACTGCTGCGCTGCCTCAAG acgGACGGGGACGTGGTCGTCCTGATCACTGGAGTTCTGGTCCTCATCACTCTATTACCCATGATCCCTCAGGCTGGGAAGCAGCACATCTACGACTTCTTTGACGTGTTTGGACGTCTGGCGTCCTGGACCCACAAAACTCCTG GTCATGTGCCCGTGATCCACCTGGTCCACCTCCATGCAGGTGTTTACTCTCTGTTCCACCGGCTCTATGGGATGTTCCCCTGTAACTTCATCTCCTACCTGAGGCTCCACTACAGCATGAAGGAGAACCTGGACACCTTCCAGGAGGTGGTCAAG CCGATGCTGGAACATGTTCGGGTTCACCCAGAGCTGGTAACAGGGACTCAGGACTACGAGCTGGACCCGTCCAG gtggaggtgttACGAAGTCCATGACATCGTGATCGAGTGCTCCAGGGTGTCTCTGGATCCTCTGGAGTCCTCCTGTGAGGATGACGTCtactcctcccccacctcctcctcccccagacCTCCCCCGctgtcctcccccctcccttacCTGAACCTCACCTCCAGCCCCCCCCTCACAGAGAGGGCCAGCAGCTCAG GAAGTCCTTCCCTGAGTGGACAGTCTCACCTGGACTCCTCCTACATCCAG GTTGATGATGTCAAATGGAGCCCCTCCTCCCACTGTGGTTTGTCAACACCCCCTCCCGAACCTGCCTCCTCCGACTCCGCCCCCCCTCTGGCCAGGTGCTCCTCCCTCTCAGGGGAGGTGAAGCCAGGACCTCAGGTGGAGCAGCGGGAGGAGTCTGTGTCGTCctttcagccaatcacagagcgaGAGCAGAGTGATGTCATCATCGACAGTGAAG AGATTAAACCTGAGTCCCAGGCTCCTCccactccctcccccccccctcggcctcccctcctcttcacctccacTCCATCTACaggcctcccccctccccttcacCCCCCTACCCACAGGTCAGAGGAGGGAGGCTCCGCCCAGTCTGACAGTAGCTCCGCCCCTCCGTATGAGCCTCTGTTTGAACTAGCTCTGCCTCGAGCCGCCACGCTGCTCATCGGGAAGAAGACGCAG GAGGTGCTGGAGAGAACCtcaggggagaaggaggaggagagggaggcgaAGGAGGAGCAGATCTCCATGTCTCCTCTGAAGGTTCTGGATCAGCTGATCATTCACGGACACGACGTCCACGAACGCCTCAGCAGGAG gTTTTCATCTGGCAGCAGGTCAGTGGATCGGAGTCAATGTGGAGGTAAACAGCAGAGCATGAAAACCAAAG gcccCGCCCAGGGGGAGGAGCTCCAGTCTCTGAGGAGTCAGCTGTTGCTGGTCCACAGTCAGCTGCAGTACGAGCGCTTCAAGCGGCAGCAGCACGCCGTGAGGAACCGACGCCTCCTTCGCCGAGTCATCAACGCCACGGCACTGGAGGAGCACGCCGTCGCcatg AGGGCTCAGCTTGGGGTCCTGGATGAGGAGATCCGGAGTCTGAAgatgagtctggaggaggagcagcgtCGATACCACTTCCTGCAGAAAGACGCCaccacacacaccgacacactacacacacacatcgcacaactgctgctgcaacaccaGGACGAGCAGACACACAACCAGAGGCTGCAG ACTGAGCTGCTGGAGAGTCAGAGCAAGGTGAAGGATCTGGAGGCGGAGCTTCAGAGAGCCAATAACAAGGCTTACAGCGTGGAACGCCAGCTCACccagctgtcactcaaa CTGTGTAGCAGTGAACAGTTGCAGCAACAGATGTTCCTGCTGAACCAGCAACTCGTCCTCCTGAAAGAAACCAACCGAGCTCTGACAGAACagctggaggggggggagaCGCACAGCTGGACG GAGGCGTCCATGCTGCAGTGCAGCGTGGGTAAGGAGTACCAGAGGCTGAAGGACAGCGACGTCCAGCACAGACAGAAGCTGgaagcagccaatcacaggatAGCAGAGCTGGAGAACCAGCTGGCCAAGAGGGACCAGCTGGTCCTGGATCAGAAGAAGCTCCTGGAGGAAACCAAGAACCACAGCAG GGCCGAGCTGTCGGCGTCCGACAGTCGCTGCATCGCTCTGAGGAGAATCGTTCAGACGCTGCAGACAGAGATGCTTCACCTGTACAGTCAGGTCCACCTGGAGGAGTCCGTCTCCAGCAG GTCAAATGGCGGCGGCGTGGACGCCCACAGGCCCCGCCTCTCCTCTTCTGCTGTCAACATTATTAATGGAGCGGTGGAGGCGCTCTCCACCTCCCCCctgctcctcacctcctcctcccccctctccctctcccccatcGAGTCCCCTCTGGCCGTCGGCTCCTTCCTGGAGCAACGGTCACGGCAGCTGTTCAACCCGACCAGTCagagccaggaggaggaggagcaggaggaggagaaggaggagaaagaggagaaagaagaggaggaggaggcccagCCTGGGAGCCCTCCTCTGGgtcaggaggtggaggaggctgccCTCATAGAGCCACCTAGTCAggcctctgctcctcctcctcctgctcctgctgctcctcctgacCTGACACTCGCCGTTCGTCAGAGGAGACACGAGCTGAGCATCATGGACTACGACGAGACACTACCTGAGTTCTga
- the tsc1a gene encoding TSC complex subunit 1a isoform X3: MSMMSKEGSITELLLSLDSSEVEEAELVRAAVNQQLSSVVLPDRGGAVLSSLVDYYLDSSSSQALLLLSSIREPQHKPLLEKLNESLSRAGTRLAGLTLLGHLTRKQPPWVHHISRSALLPSLLRCLKTDGDVVVLITGVLVLITLLPMIPQAGKQHIYDFFDVFGRLASWTHKTPGHVPVIHLVHLHAGVYSLFHRLYGMFPCNFISYLRLHYSMKENLDTFQEVVKPMLEHVRVHPELVTGTQDYELDPSRWRCYEVHDIVIECSRVSLDPLESSCEDDVYSSPTSSSPRPPPLSSPLPYLNLTSSPPLTERASSSGSPSLSGQSHLDSSYIQVDDVKWSPSSHCGLSTPPPEPASSDSAPPLARCSSLSGEVKPGPQVEQREESVSSFQPITEREQSDVIIDSEEIKPESQAPPTPSPPPRPPLLFTSTPSTGLPPPLHPPTHRSEEGGSAQSDSSSAPPYEPLFELALPRAATLLIGKKTQEVLERTSGEKEEEREAKEEQISMSPLKVLDQLIIHGHDVHERLSRRFSSGSRSVDRSQCGGPAQGEELQSLRSQLLLVHSQLQYERFKRQQHAVRNRRLLRRVINATALEEHAVAMRAQLGVLDEEIRSLKMSLEEEQRRYHFLQKDATTHTDTLHTHIAQLLLQHQDEQTHNQRLQTELLESQSKVKDLEAELQRANNKAYSVERQLTQLSLKLCSSEQLQQQMFLLNQQLVLLKETNRALTEQLEGGETHSWTEASMLQCSVGKEYQRLKDSDVQHRQKLEAANHRIAELENQLAKRDQLVLDQKKLLEETKNHSRAELSASDSRCIALRRIVQTLQTEMLHLYSQVHLEESVSSRSNGGGVDAHRPRLSSSAVNIINGAVEALSTSPLLLTSSSPLSLSPIESPLAVGSFLEQRSRQLFNPTSQSQEEEEQEEEKEEKEEKEEEEEAQPGSPPLGQEVEEAALIEPPSQASAPPPPAPAAPPDLTLAVRQRRHELSIMDYDETLPEF; the protein is encoded by the exons ATGTCCATGATGTCCAAGGAGGGGAGCatcactgagctgctgctctcaTTGGACAGTTCAGAAGTGGAAGAGGCGGAGCTAGTGAGAGCAGCAGTCAACCAGCAGCTGAGCTCAG TTGTCCTCCCAGACAGAGGAGGTGCTGTCTTGTCCTCTTTGGTGGACTATTACCTGGACTCCTCGTCCTCTCAGGCTCTGCTCCTCTTGTCCTCCATCAGGGAGCCTCAGCACAAG CCCCTCCTGGAGAAGCTGAATGAGTCTCTGAGTAGAGCAGGGACCAGGCTGGCGGGTCTCACGCTGCTGGGTCACCTGACCAGGAAGCAGCCGCCGTGGGTTCATCACATCAGTCGCTCAGCGCTGCTGCCGTCACTGCTGCGCTGCCTCAAG acgGACGGGGACGTGGTCGTCCTGATCACTGGAGTTCTGGTCCTCATCACTCTATTACCCATGATCCCTCAGGCTGGGAAGCAGCACATCTACGACTTCTTTGACGTGTTTGGACGTCTGGCGTCCTGGACCCACAAAACTCCTG GTCATGTGCCCGTGATCCACCTGGTCCACCTCCATGCAGGTGTTTACTCTCTGTTCCACCGGCTCTATGGGATGTTCCCCTGTAACTTCATCTCCTACCTGAGGCTCCACTACAGCATGAAGGAGAACCTGGACACCTTCCAGGAGGTGGTCAAG CCGATGCTGGAACATGTTCGGGTTCACCCAGAGCTGGTAACAGGGACTCAGGACTACGAGCTGGACCCGTCCAG gtggaggtgttACGAAGTCCATGACATCGTGATCGAGTGCTCCAGGGTGTCTCTGGATCCTCTGGAGTCCTCCTGTGAGGATGACGTCtactcctcccccacctcctcctcccccagacCTCCCCCGctgtcctcccccctcccttacCTGAACCTCACCTCCAGCCCCCCCCTCACAGAGAGGGCCAGCAGCTCAG GAAGTCCTTCCCTGAGTGGACAGTCTCACCTGGACTCCTCCTACATCCAG GTTGATGATGTCAAATGGAGCCCCTCCTCCCACTGTGGTTTGTCAACACCCCCTCCCGAACCTGCCTCCTCCGACTCCGCCCCCCCTCTGGCCAGGTGCTCCTCCCTCTCAGGGGAGGTGAAGCCAGGACCTCAGGTGGAGCAGCGGGAGGAGTCTGTGTCGTCctttcagccaatcacagagcgaGAGCAGAGTGATGTCATCATCGACAGTGAAG AGATTAAACCTGAGTCCCAGGCTCCTCccactccctcccccccccctcggcctcccctcctcttcacctccacTCCATCTACaggcctcccccctccccttcacCCCCCTACCCACAGGTCAGAGGAGGGAGGCTCCGCCCAGTCTGACAGTAGCTCCGCCCCTCCGTATGAGCCTCTGTTTGAACTAGCTCTGCCTCGAGCCGCCACGCTGCTCATCGGGAAGAAGACGCAG GAGGTGCTGGAGAGAACCtcaggggagaaggaggaggagagggaggcgaAGGAGGAGCAGATCTCCATGTCTCCTCTGAAGGTTCTGGATCAGCTGATCATTCACGGACACGACGTCCACGAACGCCTCAGCAGGAG gTTTTCATCTGGCAGCAGGTCAGTGGATCGGAGTCAATGTGGAG gcccCGCCCAGGGGGAGGAGCTCCAGTCTCTGAGGAGTCAGCTGTTGCTGGTCCACAGTCAGCTGCAGTACGAGCGCTTCAAGCGGCAGCAGCACGCCGTGAGGAACCGACGCCTCCTTCGCCGAGTCATCAACGCCACGGCACTGGAGGAGCACGCCGTCGCcatg AGGGCTCAGCTTGGGGTCCTGGATGAGGAGATCCGGAGTCTGAAgatgagtctggaggaggagcagcgtCGATACCACTTCCTGCAGAAAGACGCCaccacacacaccgacacactacacacacacatcgcacaactgctgctgcaacaccaGGACGAGCAGACACACAACCAGAGGCTGCAG ACTGAGCTGCTGGAGAGTCAGAGCAAGGTGAAGGATCTGGAGGCGGAGCTTCAGAGAGCCAATAACAAGGCTTACAGCGTGGAACGCCAGCTCACccagctgtcactcaaa CTGTGTAGCAGTGAACAGTTGCAGCAACAGATGTTCCTGCTGAACCAGCAACTCGTCCTCCTGAAAGAAACCAACCGAGCTCTGACAGAACagctggaggggggggagaCGCACAGCTGGACG GAGGCGTCCATGCTGCAGTGCAGCGTGGGTAAGGAGTACCAGAGGCTGAAGGACAGCGACGTCCAGCACAGACAGAAGCTGgaagcagccaatcacaggatAGCAGAGCTGGAGAACCAGCTGGCCAAGAGGGACCAGCTGGTCCTGGATCAGAAGAAGCTCCTGGAGGAAACCAAGAACCACAGCAG GGCCGAGCTGTCGGCGTCCGACAGTCGCTGCATCGCTCTGAGGAGAATCGTTCAGACGCTGCAGACAGAGATGCTTCACCTGTACAGTCAGGTCCACCTGGAGGAGTCCGTCTCCAGCAG GTCAAATGGCGGCGGCGTGGACGCCCACAGGCCCCGCCTCTCCTCTTCTGCTGTCAACATTATTAATGGAGCGGTGGAGGCGCTCTCCACCTCCCCCctgctcctcacctcctcctcccccctctccctctcccccatcGAGTCCCCTCTGGCCGTCGGCTCCTTCCTGGAGCAACGGTCACGGCAGCTGTTCAACCCGACCAGTCagagccaggaggaggaggagcaggaggaggagaaggaggagaaagaggagaaagaagaggaggaggaggcccagCCTGGGAGCCCTCCTCTGGgtcaggaggtggaggaggctgccCTCATAGAGCCACCTAGTCAggcctctgctcctcctcctcctgctcctgctgctcctcctgacCTGACACTCGCCGTTCGTCAGAGGAGACACGAGCTGAGCATCATGGACTACGACGAGACACTACCTGAGTTCTga
- the tsc1a gene encoding TSC complex subunit 1a isoform X1, with the protein MSMMSKEGSITELLLSLDSSEVEEAELVRAAVNQQLSSVVLPDRGGAVLSSLVDYYLDSSSSQALLLLSSIREPQHKPLLEKLNESLSRAGTRLAGLTLLGHLTRKQPPWVHHISRSALLPSLLRCLKTDGDVVVLITGVLVLITLLPMIPQAGKQHIYDFFDVFGRLASWTHKTPGHVPVIHLVHLHAGVYSLFHRLYGMFPCNFISYLRLHYSMKENLDTFQEVVKPMLEHVRVHPELVTGTQDYELDPSRWRCYEVHDIVIECSRVSLDPLESSCEDDVYSSPTSSSPRPPPLSSPLPYLNLTSSPPLTERASSSGSPSLSGQSHLDSSYIQVDDVKWSPSSHCGLSTPPPEPASSDSAPPLARCSSLSGEVKPGPQVEQREESVSSFQPITEREQSDVIIDSEEIKPESQAPPTPSPPPRPPLLFTSTPSTGLPPPLHPPTHRSEEGGSAQSDSSSAPPYEPLFELALPRAATLLIGKKTQEVLERTSGEKEEEREAKEEQISMSPLKVLDQLIIHGHDVHERLSRRFSSGSRSVDRSQCGGKQQSMKTKGPAQGEELQSLRSQLLLVHSQLQYERFKRQQHAVRNRRLLRRVINATALEEHAVAMRAQLGVLDEEIRSLKMSLEEEQRRYHFLQKDATTHTDTLHTHIAQLLLQHQDEQTHNQRLQTELLESQSKVKDLEAELQRANNKAYSVERQLTQLSLKLCSSEQLQQQMFLLNQQLVLLKETNRALTEQLEGGETHSWTEASMLQCSVGKEYQRLKDSDVQHRQKLEAANHRIAELENQLAKRDQLVLDQKKLLEETKNHSRAELSASDSRCIALRRIVQTLQTEMLHLYSQVHLEESVSSRSNGGGVDAHRPRLSSSAVNIINGAVEALSTSPLLLTSSSPLSLSPIESPLAVGSFLEQRSRQLFNPTSQSQEEEEQEEEKEEKEEKEEEEEAQPGSPPLGQEVEEAALIEPPSQASAPPPPAPAAPPDLTLAVRQRRHELSIMDYDETLPEF; encoded by the exons ATGTCCATGATGTCCAAGGAGGGGAGCatcactgagctgctgctctcaTTGGACAGTTCAGAAGTGGAAGAGGCGGAGCTAGTGAGAGCAGCAGTCAACCAGCAGCTGAGCTCAG TTGTCCTCCCAGACAGAGGAGGTGCTGTCTTGTCCTCTTTGGTGGACTATTACCTGGACTCCTCGTCCTCTCAGGCTCTGCTCCTCTTGTCCTCCATCAGGGAGCCTCAGCACAAG CCCCTCCTGGAGAAGCTGAATGAGTCTCTGAGTAGAGCAGGGACCAGGCTGGCGGGTCTCACGCTGCTGGGTCACCTGACCAGGAAGCAGCCGCCGTGGGTTCATCACATCAGTCGCTCAGCGCTGCTGCCGTCACTGCTGCGCTGCCTCAAG acgGACGGGGACGTGGTCGTCCTGATCACTGGAGTTCTGGTCCTCATCACTCTATTACCCATGATCCCTCAGGCTGGGAAGCAGCACATCTACGACTTCTTTGACGTGTTTGGACGTCTGGCGTCCTGGACCCACAAAACTCCTG GTCATGTGCCCGTGATCCACCTGGTCCACCTCCATGCAGGTGTTTACTCTCTGTTCCACCGGCTCTATGGGATGTTCCCCTGTAACTTCATCTCCTACCTGAGGCTCCACTACAGCATGAAGGAGAACCTGGACACCTTCCAGGAGGTGGTCAAG CCGATGCTGGAACATGTTCGGGTTCACCCAGAGCTGGTAACAGGGACTCAGGACTACGAGCTGGACCCGTCCAG gtggaggtgttACGAAGTCCATGACATCGTGATCGAGTGCTCCAGGGTGTCTCTGGATCCTCTGGAGTCCTCCTGTGAGGATGACGTCtactcctcccccacctcctcctcccccagacCTCCCCCGctgtcctcccccctcccttacCTGAACCTCACCTCCAGCCCCCCCCTCACAGAGAGGGCCAGCAGCTCAG GAAGTCCTTCCCTGAGTGGACAGTCTCACCTGGACTCCTCCTACATCCAG GTTGATGATGTCAAATGGAGCCCCTCCTCCCACTGTGGTTTGTCAACACCCCCTCCCGAACCTGCCTCCTCCGACTCCGCCCCCCCTCTGGCCAGGTGCTCCTCCCTCTCAGGGGAGGTGAAGCCAGGACCTCAGGTGGAGCAGCGGGAGGAGTCTGTGTCGTCctttcagccaatcacagagcgaGAGCAGAGTGATGTCATCATCGACAGTGAAG AGATTAAACCTGAGTCCCAGGCTCCTCccactccctcccccccccctcggcctcccctcctcttcacctccacTCCATCTACaggcctcccccctccccttcacCCCCCTACCCACAGGTCAGAGGAGGGAGGCTCCGCCCAGTCTGACAGTAGCTCCGCCCCTCCGTATGAGCCTCTGTTTGAACTAGCTCTGCCTCGAGCCGCCACGCTGCTCATCGGGAAGAAGACGCAG GAGGTGCTGGAGAGAACCtcaggggagaaggaggaggagagggaggcgaAGGAGGAGCAGATCTCCATGTCTCCTCTGAAGGTTCTGGATCAGCTGATCATTCACGGACACGACGTCCACGAACGCCTCAGCAGGAG gTTTTCATCTGGCAGCAGGTCAGTGGATCGGAGTCAATGTGGAGGTAAACAGCAGAGCATGAAAACCAAAG gcccCGCCCAGGGGGAGGAGCTCCAGTCTCTGAGGAGTCAGCTGTTGCTGGTCCACAGTCAGCTGCAGTACGAGCGCTTCAAGCGGCAGCAGCACGCCGTGAGGAACCGACGCCTCCTTCGCCGAGTCATCAACGCCACGGCACTGGAGGAGCACGCCGTCGCcatg AGGGCTCAGCTTGGGGTCCTGGATGAGGAGATCCGGAGTCTGAAgatgagtctggaggaggagcagcgtCGATACCACTTCCTGCAGAAAGACGCCaccacacacaccgacacactacacacacacatcgcacaactgctgctgcaacaccaGGACGAGCAGACACACAACCAGAGGCTGCAG ACTGAGCTGCTGGAGAGTCAGAGCAAGGTGAAGGATCTGGAGGCGGAGCTTCAGAGAGCCAATAACAAGGCTTACAGCGTGGAACGCCAGCTCACccagctgtcactcaaa CTGTGTAGCAGTGAACAGTTGCAGCAACAGATGTTCCTGCTGAACCAGCAACTCGTCCTCCTGAAAGAAACCAACCGAGCTCTGACAGAACagctggaggggggggagaCGCACAGCTGGACG GAGGCGTCCATGCTGCAGTGCAGCGTGGGTAAGGAGTACCAGAGGCTGAAGGACAGCGACGTCCAGCACAGACAGAAGCTGgaagcagccaatcacaggatAGCAGAGCTGGAGAACCAGCTGGCCAAGAGGGACCAGCTGGTCCTGGATCAGAAGAAGCTCCTGGAGGAAACCAAGAACCACAGCAG GGCCGAGCTGTCGGCGTCCGACAGTCGCTGCATCGCTCTGAGGAGAATCGTTCAGACGCTGCAGACAGAGATGCTTCACCTGTACAGTCAGGTCCACCTGGAGGAGTCCGTCTCCAGCAG GTCAAATGGCGGCGGCGTGGACGCCCACAGGCCCCGCCTCTCCTCTTCTGCTGTCAACATTATTAATGGAGCGGTGGAGGCGCTCTCCACCTCCCCCctgctcctcacctcctcctcccccctctccctctcccccatcGAGTCCCCTCTGGCCGTCGGCTCCTTCCTGGAGCAACGGTCACGGCAGCTGTTCAACCCGACCAGTCagagccaggaggaggaggagcaggaggaggagaaggaggagaaagaggagaaagaagaggaggaggaggcccagCCTGGGAGCCCTCCTCTGGgtcaggaggtggaggaggctgccCTCATAGAGCCACCTAGTCAggcctctgctcctcctcctcctgctcctgctgctcctcctgacCTGACACTCGCCGTTCGTCAGAGGAGACACGAGCTGAGCATCATGGACTACGACGAGACACTACCTGAGTTCTga